A single region of the Xiphophorus maculatus strain JP 163 A chromosome 3, X_maculatus-5.0-male, whole genome shotgun sequence genome encodes:
- the LOC102230839 gene encoding protein S100-A6-like, whose product MARLDQVITNIVDIFMEYADDGGKKRQLNKEELKKLFEQEIQSPDLKDKISAGDIEEAMEMLDKNHDGEVNFREFCRCVSDLAKCYYQKKTGRGGKRGKGKGQEGEEGEG is encoded by the exons ATGGCCCGCCTGGACCAGGTCATCACAAACATTGTGGACATTTTTATGGAGTATGCTGATGATGGTGGCAAGAAACGTCAGCTGAACAAGGAGGAGCTCAAAAAGCTCTTCGAACAGGAAATCCAGAGTCCCGACTTAAAG GATAAAATCAGTGCAGGTGACATTGAGGAAGCAATGGAGATGTTGGACAAAAACCACGATGGAGAGGTGAACTTCCGCGAGTTCTGCCGGTGTGTGAGCGACCTCGCTAAATGCTACTACCAAAAGAAGACAGGAAGGGGAGGGAAGAGAGGCAAGGGGAAAGGccaggagggggaggagggagaaGGCTGA
- the LOC102218500 gene encoding sorting nexin-27-like isoform X1, translating into MADVKGQGVCSSVPPLPRPSSRNGSGSGSVTPDTGGSWQTPTTVTSGPRLVRIVKSDSGYGFNVRGQVSEGGQLRSINGELYAPLQHVSAVLPGGAADRAGISKGDRILEVNGVNVEGATHKQVVDLIRAGEKELVLAVLSVPPQEADCLDPGDDVSALSCYDYSDKQAVPISIPSYKHTELNSEKFVVYNVYMAGRQLCSKRYREFVILHQNLKREFANFTFPKLPGKWPFSLSEQQLDARRRGLEEYLEKVCSVRVIGESDIMQEFLSESDENYNGVSDVELRIAMPDNTTLTVRVRKNSTTDQVYQAVVMKLGIDSITASYFALFEVINHTFVRKLAPNEFPHKLYVQNYTSAIPGTCLTLRKWLFTTEEEILLSDNQLAVSYFFHQAADDVKKGFIKVEQKSYQLQKLAEQKKMSMYLSLLRSCEGYNEIVFPHCSCDSRRKGHVITAISIHNFKLHACTEEGTLESQVIAFEWGEMQRWDTDEEGMAFCFEYARGEKKPRWVKIFTPYFNYMHECFERVFCELKWRKEVEEEATDKDNKNCSKDEYFPTVEAQKRWGHVGGEHCHRLS; encoded by the exons ATGGCGGACGTAAAGGGACAAGGAGTTTGCTCCTCGGTCCCTCCGTTGCCTCGCCCTTCCTCCCGTAACGGCTCCGGTAGCGGCAGCGTTACGCCAGACACCGGCGGCAGCTGGCAGACGCCAACCACCGTTACTTCAGGCCCCAGGCTGGTGCGGATAGTGAAGTCTGACTCGGGCTACGGCTTCAACGTTCGGGGGCAAGTAAGCGAAGGCGGGCAGCTGCGGAGCATTAACGGGGAGCTGTACGCTCCTCTGCAGCATGTGAGTGCTGTCCTCCCCGGGGGAGCTGCAGACAGAGCCGGTATCTCAAAGGGGGATAGGATCCTGGAAGT CAATGGTGTAAATGTAGAGGGAGCCACACACAAGCAGGTGGTGGACCTGATCCGGGCTGGCGAGAAGGAGCTGGTGCTGGCAGTTCTGTCCGTCCCACCGCAGGAAGCCGACTGCCTGGATCCTGGTGACGACGTGTCGGCCCTGTCCTGTTATGACTACTCTGACAAGCAGGCCGTCCCGATCTCCATTCCGAGCTACAAACACACTGAACTCAATAGTGAAAAGTTTGTG GTATATAATGTGTACATGGCTGGTAGGCAGCTGTGCTCCAAGCGTTATCGGGAGTTTGTGATTTTACACCAAAACCTTAAGAGGGAATTTGCCAACTTTACGTTCCCCAAACTTCCTGGGAAGTGGCCTTTTTCACTCTCTGAGCAGCAGCTAGATGCACGGCGCCGAGGCCTGGAGGAATACCTCGAAAAAG TCTGTTCAGTACGGGTAATTGGAGAAAGCGACATCATGCAGGAGTTCTTGTCTGAATCAGACGAG AACTATAACGGTGTTTCAGACGTGGAGTTGAGAATAGCCATGCCAGATAATACTACCCTCACTGTTAGAGTTCGTAAAAACTCTACTACAGACCAGGTTTATcag GCCGTGGTCATGAAGCTTGGCATAGACAGTATAACTGCTAGCTACTTTGCTCTGTTTGAGGTCATCAACCATACCTTCG TGCGTAAACTGGCCCCCAACGAGTTCCCCCACAAACTTTATGTACAGAACTATACCTCAGCCATCCCAGGAACCTGCCTCACTCTGCGAAAGTGGCTCTtcaccacagaagaagagatCTTGCTCAGTGACAACCAACTTGCTGTCAGCTACTTCTTTCACCAG GCAGCTGATGATGTGAAGAAAGGCTTCATTAAAGTTGAGCAGAAGTCTTATCAGCTCCAAAAACTGgcagagcagaagaagatgtCCATG TACTTGAGTTTGTTACGGAGCTGTGAGGGCTACAATGAGATCGTATTCCCTCATTGTTCCTGTGACTCCCGACGTAAAGGCCATGTGATCACAGCCATCAGTATACATAACTTTAAGCTACACGCCTGTACAGAAGAAGGTACTCTGGAG AGCCAGGTGATTGCTTTCGAATGGGGGGAGATGCAGAGATGGGACACAGACGAAGAGGGCATGGCTTTCTGTTTTGAATATGCACGGGGAGAGAAGAAGCCGCGCTGGGTGAAGATTTTTACTCCTTAT TTTAACTACATGCATGAGTGCTTCGAGAGAGTCTTCTGTGAGCTGAAGTGGAGGAAAGAG GTGGAAGAGGAGGCCACAGACAAGGACAACAAGAACTGCAGTAAAGATG AATATTTTCCAACTGTTGAGGCACAGAAGAGATGGGGGCACGTAGGGGGAGAACATTGTCACCGACTCAGCTGA
- the LOC102218500 gene encoding sorting nexin-27-like isoform X2, producing the protein MADVKGQGVCSSVPPLPRPSSRNGSGSGSVTPDTGGSWQTPTTVTSGPRLVRIVKSDSGYGFNVRGQVSEGGQLRSINGELYAPLQHVSAVLPGGAADRAGISKGDRILEVNGVNVEGATHKQVVDLIRAGEKELVLAVLSVPPQEADCLDPGDDVSALSCYDYSDKQAVPISIPSYKHTELNSEKFVVYNVYMAGRQLCSKRYREFVILHQNLKREFANFTFPKLPGKWPFSLSEQQLDARRRGLEEYLEKVCSVRVIGESDIMQEFLSESDENYNGVSDVELRIAMPDNTTLTVRVRKNSTTDQVYQAVVMKLGIDSITASYFALFEVINHTFVRKLAPNEFPHKLYVQNYTSAIPGTCLTLRKWLFTTEEEILLSDNQLAVSYFFHQAADDVKKGFIKVEQKSYQLQKLAEQKKMSMYLSLLRSCEGYNEIVFPHCSCDSRRKGHVITAISIHNFKLHACTEEGTLESQVIAFEWGEMQRWDTDEEGMAFCFEYARGEKKPRWVKIFTPYFNYMHECFERVFCELKWRKEVEEEATDKDNKNCSKDGMCGKNIFQLLRHRRDGGT; encoded by the exons ATGGCGGACGTAAAGGGACAAGGAGTTTGCTCCTCGGTCCCTCCGTTGCCTCGCCCTTCCTCCCGTAACGGCTCCGGTAGCGGCAGCGTTACGCCAGACACCGGCGGCAGCTGGCAGACGCCAACCACCGTTACTTCAGGCCCCAGGCTGGTGCGGATAGTGAAGTCTGACTCGGGCTACGGCTTCAACGTTCGGGGGCAAGTAAGCGAAGGCGGGCAGCTGCGGAGCATTAACGGGGAGCTGTACGCTCCTCTGCAGCATGTGAGTGCTGTCCTCCCCGGGGGAGCTGCAGACAGAGCCGGTATCTCAAAGGGGGATAGGATCCTGGAAGT CAATGGTGTAAATGTAGAGGGAGCCACACACAAGCAGGTGGTGGACCTGATCCGGGCTGGCGAGAAGGAGCTGGTGCTGGCAGTTCTGTCCGTCCCACCGCAGGAAGCCGACTGCCTGGATCCTGGTGACGACGTGTCGGCCCTGTCCTGTTATGACTACTCTGACAAGCAGGCCGTCCCGATCTCCATTCCGAGCTACAAACACACTGAACTCAATAGTGAAAAGTTTGTG GTATATAATGTGTACATGGCTGGTAGGCAGCTGTGCTCCAAGCGTTATCGGGAGTTTGTGATTTTACACCAAAACCTTAAGAGGGAATTTGCCAACTTTACGTTCCCCAAACTTCCTGGGAAGTGGCCTTTTTCACTCTCTGAGCAGCAGCTAGATGCACGGCGCCGAGGCCTGGAGGAATACCTCGAAAAAG TCTGTTCAGTACGGGTAATTGGAGAAAGCGACATCATGCAGGAGTTCTTGTCTGAATCAGACGAG AACTATAACGGTGTTTCAGACGTGGAGTTGAGAATAGCCATGCCAGATAATACTACCCTCACTGTTAGAGTTCGTAAAAACTCTACTACAGACCAGGTTTATcag GCCGTGGTCATGAAGCTTGGCATAGACAGTATAACTGCTAGCTACTTTGCTCTGTTTGAGGTCATCAACCATACCTTCG TGCGTAAACTGGCCCCCAACGAGTTCCCCCACAAACTTTATGTACAGAACTATACCTCAGCCATCCCAGGAACCTGCCTCACTCTGCGAAAGTGGCTCTtcaccacagaagaagagatCTTGCTCAGTGACAACCAACTTGCTGTCAGCTACTTCTTTCACCAG GCAGCTGATGATGTGAAGAAAGGCTTCATTAAAGTTGAGCAGAAGTCTTATCAGCTCCAAAAACTGgcagagcagaagaagatgtCCATG TACTTGAGTTTGTTACGGAGCTGTGAGGGCTACAATGAGATCGTATTCCCTCATTGTTCCTGTGACTCCCGACGTAAAGGCCATGTGATCACAGCCATCAGTATACATAACTTTAAGCTACACGCCTGTACAGAAGAAGGTACTCTGGAG AGCCAGGTGATTGCTTTCGAATGGGGGGAGATGCAGAGATGGGACACAGACGAAGAGGGCATGGCTTTCTGTTTTGAATATGCACGGGGAGAGAAGAAGCCGCGCTGGGTGAAGATTTTTACTCCTTAT TTTAACTACATGCATGAGTGCTTCGAGAGAGTCTTCTGTGAGCTGAAGTGGAGGAAAGAG GTGGAAGAGGAGGCCACAGACAAGGACAACAAGAACTGCAGTAAAGATGGTATGTGTGGAAAG AATATTTTCCAACTGTTGAGGCACAGAAGAGATGGGGGCACGTAG